A stretch of DNA from Acidobacteriota bacterium:
TTCGAGAGCGCCCCACCCGGTGAAGGCTCGATCACCTGCGCGGCCGGCCGCCGATCATCGTGCGCGGCAGCGTGCAGAAGCACGTCGCGCTCCCGAACGAGGAGCCGCCCTTCGAAGGCCCGAACGTCCACCGACAGCCGCTGCGCCACATCGGCTGCCCGCTCGCTGAACCGCGGTGCTCGACCGGGCGTTGCGCCGATCCGCAACGCCGGCTCGTCCCGGCCGCGCTCGCACGCCCTGCCGTCGTCGGCCGCCATCGACGCCGGTTCCGATGCTGTCGACGTACGAGCGGGCGGCTCGCTGCACACACGGTCGGGTCGCGACAGCGCCGCGGCTTGCGTCGACTCCGCATCAGGCCCGATGTGGCACAGCACCGCATCCACCGGGACGTCGTCGCCCTGCGCGGCGACACGCCAAACGACGCCGGACGCGGGCGCCGGCACATCGAAGGACGTCTTGGTCGTCTCGAGCACGACGAGCGGCGCACCGGCTTCGATGAAGTCGCCATCGTTGACGAGCCACTCGACGACGGCAACCGACGAGTCGTTCACTGATTCCACGGGAGGCCGCACCGGGACGATGTCAGACATGACCACCTCCGGCTGTCGTTCTTCTGTGAGGCCGGGTGGGACGTCTCACCCTGACACCGTCACGGGCAATGGCACGCAGCGATCGTCCTCGTGCCCCACCGTCCGCTCCTCGGTCGTCCACTCGAGCAGCGGCCGCACCGCGCCGGGCAGGCCTCCGGGGTAATCGCCGCGCGCCGTCTCGGCGTTCGGACAATCGATCACCTGAAAGGCCACCGCATCCCGTTCCCAGAACTGCAGAATGTCCGGTTCCAGTGTACGCATCGCCGCGCCGATGAACATCATGCCTTCCGACAGCAGGTTCCCCGGTATTCGCCCGACGCTCCGATAGCGTCCGGCCGGCCGCGGCCTGGATCGCCAGCGGGGATCCTGGTCGTTGCCGACGAACGCGAACAGGCCCTGTGCCGTGTGGACGCTGAAGTGCGGCAGCAGCGTCAATCCCGGGCGCAGCACGTCGTATTCGAGCTCGATCGACACCGGCTCGCGGATGTCGATCGCGTCGACGATGTCGCCCAGCCGGTTGCGTACGCGAACGGCGCGCAGACGCACGGCATCGTGTCCGGGCGCCCTGCCCGGATCCAGCCACTCGCGCGCCGCCGTCGTCCCCAGCCCCGAGTGCAGGTAGTGCGCCACCACGTCGGCCGATGACCCGTCTCGCGTCAGCCGGCCGCCGTCGAGCAGAATCGCCCGCGGACACAAGCGCGTAATCGCCGGCATGCTGTGCGACACGAACAGCACCGTGCGCCCCTCGGCCCCCACCGCCTGCATCTTGTCGAGGCACTTCCGCTGGAACCGCGCGTCGCCGACGGCCAGCACTTCGTCGACGAGCAGGATCTCCGGCTCGAGATGCGCCGCCACCGCGAAGGCGAGCCGCAGGTACATCCCCGACGAGTAGTGCTTGACCGGCGTGTCGACGAACTTCTCCACCTCGGAGAACGCGACCATCTCGTCGAACCGGCGGATCATGTCGCGCCGCGTCATCCCGAGAATCGCGCCACTCAAGAAGATGTTCTCGCGACCCGTCAATTCCGGATGGAACCCGGTGCCGACTTCGAGCAACGATCCGACCCGGCCCCACAGGTCCACCGTCCCTTCACTCGGATCGGTGATCCGCGAGAGGACCTTCAGCAGCGTGCTCTTCCCTGCGCCGTTGCGGCCGATGATGCCGACGACTTCCCCGCGTTTGATCTCGAACGACACGTCGCGGAGCGCCCAGATCTCTTCGCCGCGGCGCCCCGAGCGCAAACCTCGCCGCATCCGCTGAACGAAGGTGCGTGCGGAGGTGGCGAGGGAATCGCGCAGGCTCTTGTACCGTTCCTTGTTGGCGCCGAGCCGATATCGCTTGCCCACGCCCGACGCGACGATT
This window harbors:
- a CDS encoding ABC transporter ATP-binding protein is translated as MSQPSIVASGVGKRYRLGANKERYKSLRDSLATSARTFVQRMRRGLRSGRRGEEIWALRDVSFEIKRGEVVGIIGRNGAGKSTLLKVLSRITDPSEGTVDLWGRVGSLLEVGTGFHPELTGRENIFLSGAILGMTRRDMIRRFDEMVAFSEVEKFVDTPVKHYSSGMYLRLAFAVAAHLEPEILLVDEVLAVGDARFQRKCLDKMQAVGAEGRTVLFVSHSMPAITRLCPRAILLDGGRLTRDGSSADVVAHYLHSGLGTTAAREWLDPGRAPGHDAVRLRAVRVRNRLGDIVDAIDIREPVSIELEYDVLRPGLTLLPHFSVHTAQGLFAFVGNDQDPRWRSRPRPAGRYRSVGRIPGNLLSEGMMFIGAAMRTLEPDILQFWERDAVAFQVIDCPNAETARGDYPGGLPGAVRPLLEWTTEERTVGHEDDRCVPLPVTVSG